A single Prevotella sp. E15-22 DNA region contains:
- a CDS encoding UpxY family transcription antiterminator, whose product MLENTQGFVNDANHAVGVSSPQNKQWYIAVVRLNTERSSSKKLAALGYEVFLPVQKEVCLWENGRKRLCERVLFPGIIFIRLTEEQRRIVVALPYIDCFMVNRSGLVNSYNRHPLAIISDEQIEQLKLLMCKSNSDISVNASNLKIGDKVRVVRGDLIGLEGHVCRNRNGHSCLAIILDNIGCATVKISLDDVVRI is encoded by the coding sequence ATGTTAGAAAACACTCAAGGGTTTGTAAATGATGCAAACCACGCCGTAGGCGTATCTTCTCCCCAAAATAAACAATGGTATATTGCTGTAGTTAGGCTTAATACCGAGAGGTCGTCAAGTAAAAAACTTGCAGCCCTTGGGTATGAAGTCTTTCTTCCTGTTCAGAAAGAGGTTTGTTTGTGGGAAAATGGCCGGAAACGTTTGTGTGAGCGCGTACTTTTTCCTGGTATTATTTTTATTCGCCTAACGGAAGAACAGAGAAGAATAGTCGTTGCTTTACCTTATATAGATTGTTTTATGGTGAACCGTTCTGGATTGGTGAATTCATATAACCGTCATCCATTAGCGATTATTTCGGATGAGCAAATTGAGCAGCTAAAATTGTTAATGTGTAAATCCAATTCAGATATATCTGTAAATGCTTCAAATCTAAAGATTGGAGATAAGGTTAGAGTTGTTCGTGGCGATTTGATTGGATTGGAAGGCCATGTTTGTCGGAATCGAAATGGTCATAGTTGCCTTGCGATTATATTGGACAATATTGGCTGCGCAACAGTAAAGATCTCTTTAGACGATGTTGTTCGGATTTGA
- a CDS encoding transglutaminase-like domain-containing protein yields MKTKLLLTLAITLLSLCVGAQDNEADEKKKALEFLHKNMNGCYSLKSDNLSRYYSYMKNIFEEKWFYSNDQFRSEYRSALNAFPYTPTECDTVYDKNSVTMTYLQDNIELAYKMWKRNSHATSFETFCNYVLPYRIGYEPISDWRAYYIERYGDAVKLYFSKQHNYYYVYGIHNRLNRGFNGAVYYPSGPIPEFSLKDLVSVKLGNCESYSNRTVAQLRAFGIPATVDFVPQWGNRSMGHSWAVMFVDDDYTLPVGVNETLGSHFDERAELTMPKVYRQTFAIQDWLKDFCKDEGQNTPDFLKGQRVIDVTDKYVETSDVTVPVKDDIWIKNSKWIYIAAFNNRQWVPVYFSKNNGKEVVFHKMGRNIMYIAFCYDEFGRRHYATNPFLLDGDGHVRFLEAKNDKVHDITVTRKYWESDALKQYNRQIEGGKIVVSNDSDFKDSLIVSEVATINENRFHTFPLAYSGAFKYLKYWSPRNSYGNIAEIELYDDQNRLIRPLRSWGGANAWVEHSAQKVFDGDVLTSYSRMHPDGAWAAVELPQSVHISKYRIHPRTDGNAIYSNNVYQLLYWKDGKWMLLDEKNGDQMDSLTFQNVPENALLLLHNKTQGTEERVFTYEGGKQIWW; encoded by the coding sequence ATGAAAACTAAGTTATTACTAACACTGGCAATCACATTACTTTCGCTATGTGTTGGAGCACAAGATAATGAGGCAGATGAAAAAAAGAAAGCCTTAGAGTTTCTTCATAAGAACATGAATGGATGTTATTCATTGAAGAGCGATAATCTATCACGTTATTACTCATATATGAAAAACATTTTTGAGGAGAAATGGTTCTATTCAAACGATCAGTTTCGCTCTGAATATAGGTCTGCATTGAATGCTTTTCCTTATACTCCAACAGAATGTGATACTGTATATGACAAAAACAGTGTTACCATGACCTATTTACAGGATAATATTGAACTCGCATACAAAATGTGGAAGCGCAATAGCCATGCAACCTCCTTTGAAACATTTTGTAATTATGTGCTTCCATACAGAATAGGTTATGAACCTATTTCAGATTGGAGAGCGTATTATATTGAAAGGTATGGTGATGCGGTGAAGTTGTATTTTAGTAAGCAACACAATTATTACTATGTATACGGTATTCACAATAGACTGAACAGAGGGTTTAATGGAGCCGTTTATTATCCTTCTGGCCCCATACCAGAATTTTCCCTAAAAGACCTTGTATCAGTAAAACTCGGTAACTGTGAGTCATACTCAAATCGTACTGTTGCCCAATTACGTGCCTTTGGAATTCCGGCAACTGTTGACTTTGTTCCCCAATGGGGAAATCGTTCCATGGGACATTCATGGGCGGTGATGTTTGTTGATGATGACTATACATTGCCTGTAGGCGTAAATGAAACGCTTGGGTCTCATTTTGACGAACGGGCTGAGTTAACTATGCCAAAGGTTTATCGTCAGACATTTGCAATTCAGGATTGGTTGAAAGATTTCTGTAAGGATGAAGGCCAAAACACTCCAGATTTCTTGAAAGGTCAGAGAGTCATAGATGTGACGGATAAATATGTGGAGACATCAGACGTAACTGTTCCAGTCAAGGATGACATATGGATAAAGAATTCAAAATGGATATATATTGCTGCTTTTAACAACCGTCAATGGGTTCCTGTATATTTCTCAAAAAACAATGGAAAAGAGGTCGTGTTCCATAAGATGGGACGTAATATCATGTATATTGCATTTTGTTATGACGAGTTCGGACGTCGTCATTATGCAACCAATCCATTCCTCCTAGATGGTGATGGCCATGTGAGGTTTCTTGAAGCAAAGAATGATAAAGTGCACGATATTACAGTTACACGAAAATACTGGGAATCTGATGCCTTAAAACAATATAATCGCCAGATTGAAGGTGGAAAGATTGTTGTTTCAAATGATTCTGATTTCAAAGACTCGCTTATTGTGTCAGAAGTAGCAACGATAAATGAGAATCGTTTTCATACGTTCCCGTTAGCCTATTCTGGAGCTTTCAAATATCTGAAATATTGGTCACCACGAAACTCGTATGGAAACATTGCAGAGATTGAACTGTATGACGATCAGAATAGACTAATCAGACCGCTGCGTAGTTGGGGAGGAGCCAATGCATGGGTAGAGCATAGTGCACAGAAAGTGTTTGATGGTGATGTTCTTACCTCTTATAGTAGAATGCATCCGGATGGCGCATGGGCTGCAGTAGAGTTGCCTCAAAGTGTCCACATCTCCAAATATAGAATACATCCGCGCACAGATGGAAATGCGATTTATTCAAATAACGTTTATCAGTTGTTGTATTGGAAGGATGGCAAATGGATGCTGTTAGATGAGAAAAATGGGGATCAGATGGACAGCCTGACTTTTCAGAATGTTCCTGAGAATGCATTGTTACTACTCCACAATAAGACGCAGGGAACAGAGGAACGTGTATTTACTTATGAGGGAGGTAAGCAGATATGGTGGTAG
- a CDS encoding O-antigen ligase family protein — MVVGLRFVFVVLWYTLCMFACIDTKWFVYPSLSQTLLPSVVAILMVIICTAYHCLHKETFRWNRIQIFALIWIVYVLLHGLMIASPEQYKQMYLVGHLLLLVGLIASLRSGLINRNHLVNGVFLIVGIHVLYLTLQRFGFMSSSNPYFELTGADENPNVTAIAISIGIPFILCRIKGEKKLWWYVVLLALCFVCLLALKCRTAYVGITCMFLFWLFRKFWQGNSKVRGNKLRWALLILISIFGVFAFAKMYSWKKDSADGRLFIWQRCCEIITEKPLGMGYGLYEHSYNLYQAHFFETHENARLESELATASGSAYNDVLEHGVQGGVVGSLFFLLFMLMLIRIAIRSRNSLLSCVMMAILVMSLINSICYSITPWLLTIVIAAMIGEEDNSIKSKKYSLLCQLAFVLFAVCFLGRNILMTKSQMMLNSYKSHHMEDVKLVKSLYPNIGTSEAYWRYLASCNEVMNDYRLASDCYDEALKYTSAPSLIYKSAMCKEKCGDIDKAIDRLNIACNMLPGKLSYKYSLMTMFLNLGDVNRAKEIAQRILVTPVKNASEKSLFIIDKAKEVVEQ; from the coding sequence ATGGTGGTAGGATTAAGGTTCGTTTTTGTTGTTCTGTGGTATACCCTTTGCATGTTCGCATGCATTGACACGAAGTGGTTTGTATATCCTTCCCTGTCTCAAACATTATTGCCGTCTGTTGTTGCGATATTAATGGTAATAATATGTACGGCTTACCATTGTCTGCATAAAGAAACGTTTAGGTGGAACCGCATCCAAATCTTTGCTTTAATCTGGATTGTATATGTTCTTCTTCATGGGCTGATGATTGCGTCGCCAGAACAATACAAACAAATGTATTTGGTGGGTCATTTGCTTTTGTTAGTTGGTCTTATTGCTTCACTTCGTTCTGGTTTGATAAATAGAAACCATCTGGTCAATGGAGTATTTTTGATTGTGGGTATTCATGTACTATATCTCACACTTCAACGTTTTGGTTTTATGTCCTCCAGTAATCCTTATTTTGAGCTAACGGGAGCCGACGAAAATCCTAATGTCACGGCAATTGCTATTTCAATAGGCATTCCATTCATTTTGTGTAGGATAAAAGGGGAAAAGAAACTGTGGTGGTACGTTGTGTTGTTGGCTCTTTGTTTTGTTTGCCTCTTGGCTTTGAAATGTCGAACGGCCTATGTGGGAATTACCTGTATGTTTCTGTTCTGGTTATTTAGGAAATTTTGGCAGGGAAATAGTAAAGTCAGAGGCAATAAACTTCGATGGGCCTTACTGATACTCATATCCATTTTCGGTGTCTTTGCTTTTGCAAAGATGTATTCGTGGAAAAAAGATTCTGCAGACGGACGTCTGTTTATATGGCAGCGCTGCTGTGAGATAATCACAGAAAAACCTCTTGGCATGGGGTATGGATTGTATGAGCATAGTTATAATTTATATCAGGCGCATTTTTTTGAGACTCATGAAAATGCCCGACTGGAGAGCGAATTAGCGACAGCTTCTGGTAGTGCCTATAATGATGTGCTTGAGCATGGCGTTCAGGGCGGTGTTGTTGGAAGCCTATTCTTTCTTTTATTCATGCTCATGTTGATTCGAATTGCTATTCGTTCTCGAAATAGCTTGTTGTCGTGTGTTATGATGGCGATCCTTGTGATGTCATTGATTAATAGCATTTGTTATTCTATTACGCCTTGGCTTCTTACGATTGTTATCGCAGCAATGATTGGTGAAGAGGATAATTCGATAAAAAGCAAAAAGTATTCTCTTCTATGTCAGCTCGCCTTTGTTCTTTTTGCTGTTTGTTTCCTGGGTAGAAATATTTTGATGACGAAATCTCAGATGATGCTTAATAGTTATAAGAGTCATCATATGGAAGATGTCAAATTAGTTAAAAGTCTCTATCCTAATATTGGAACTTCAGAGGCCTACTGGCGATATCTTGCATCATGTAACGAGGTAATGAATGACTACAGGTTAGCATCGGATTGTTATGATGAGGCCTTGAAATATACCTCAGCGCCCTCGTTGATTTATAAATCAGCTATGTGCAAAGAGAAGTGTGGGGATATTGATAAAGCCATCGACAGGTTGAATATTGCATGTAATATGCTTCCAGGAAAACTCTCGTATAAGTATTCTTTAATGACGATGTTCCTGAATCTAGGAGATGTTAATCGAGCAAAGGAAATTGCCCAAAGGATTCTTGTTACTCCCGTAAAGAATGCTTCGGAAAAATCCTTGTTTATTATAGATAAGGCAAAAGAGGTGGTTGAACAATAA
- a CDS encoding tetratricopeptide repeat protein → MMKKSFFISLMALASIVLPLPANAQIDKSEIQEAINVLRGMSLDHTPEWAVERLKSVDDSTFAPLASNALAMAYLTGTGVAQDSATAVAYFEKAANLGYSKAFHNLGMLQKNASYGSQNFHKAVEYFEKGAQAGAPICNYDAGYMYYKGLGCQQDYVRAIEYFKKGAHNSPSCQYMLGLCYRNGYGVEADEELAKAYLEKASLANYRYAIEETLREDAEVQPSISVNADLVPETMPESELFLESTDDLSGVYRGVVATYDWSGNHVVKEQNLEIQFRKADDSYYGLWIQESDTIPFSAVIEEDGLLRFCNTQMFMSDRYIEGKKAEYIFEDASLALLNNSLSGGLRLYSMTQMEPQRPMYLSLNKDGEDSENADKYVCHLSAYPVDGTNQVEVCFKMPEDVNSASIYMSTPNGMTAKSYKLGGLQKGTHRFVISTNLKKGIYAVTLFADKYHGQTLIMLK, encoded by the coding sequence ATGATGAAAAAGAGTTTCTTTATATCATTGATGGCGTTGGCTTCAATTGTCCTGCCATTGCCAGCAAATGCCCAAATTGATAAGAGTGAAATACAAGAGGCTATTAATGTTCTTCGTGGAATGTCTTTGGACCATACTCCAGAATGGGCTGTCGAGCGATTAAAGTCTGTTGATGATTCGACATTTGCTCCTTTGGCAAGCAATGCACTTGCGATGGCTTATCTAACAGGAACTGGCGTAGCCCAGGATTCTGCAACGGCTGTTGCTTATTTTGAGAAGGCTGCAAATTTAGGCTATTCCAAGGCCTTTCATAATTTAGGCATGCTGCAGAAGAATGCATCTTATGGCTCACAGAATTTTCATAAGGCAGTTGAATATTTTGAGAAGGGAGCGCAAGCAGGTGCACCAATATGCAACTATGATGCTGGCTATATGTATTATAAAGGCCTTGGCTGTCAGCAAGACTATGTACGTGCGATAGAATACTTTAAGAAGGGTGCACACAATAGTCCTTCATGTCAGTATATGTTGGGCCTTTGTTATCGTAATGGATATGGCGTAGAGGCTGATGAGGAACTGGCTAAAGCTTATTTGGAGAAGGCATCTTTGGCAAATTACCGATATGCCATAGAGGAGACCCTTCGTGAAGATGCTGAGGTGCAGCCTTCGATTAGTGTTAATGCAGACCTTGTTCCAGAAACAATGCCTGAGTCTGAATTATTCTTAGAAAGTACAGATGATCTCTCTGGAGTCTATCGTGGCGTGGTTGCTACTTACGACTGGAGTGGCAATCATGTTGTGAAGGAACAGAATCTGGAAATTCAATTCCGAAAAGCTGATGATAGCTATTATGGTTTGTGGATTCAGGAAAGTGATACAATTCCTTTTTCTGCAGTTATCGAAGAAGACGGTCTTCTGAGATTCTGTAATACCCAAATGTTCATGTCCGACCGATACATTGAGGGTAAAAAGGCTGAATATATTTTCGAGGACGCATCATTGGCTCTTCTTAATAACTCTCTTTCAGGAGGTTTGCGACTTTATTCTATGACTCAGATGGAGCCTCAACGCCCCATGTATCTGTCTTTGAATAAGGATGGTGAGGATTCAGAAAATGCTGATAAATACGTTTGTCACCTTTCGGCCTATCCTGTGGATGGTACAAACCAGGTTGAGGTATGCTTTAAGATGCCAGAGGATGTAAATTCGGCCTCAATCTATATGAGTACTCCAAACGGCATGACAGCCAAGAGTTACAAATTGGGAGGCTTGCAGAAGGGAACTCATCGCTTTGTCATATCAACCAATCTTAAGAAGGGTATTTATGCCGTTACTTTGTTTGCAGATAAATACCATGGTCAAACCTTAATTATGTTAAAATGA